One window from the genome of Brienomyrus brachyistius isolate T26 unplaced genomic scaffold, BBRACH_0.4 scaffold74, whole genome shotgun sequence encodes:
- the taf8 gene encoding transcription initiation factor TFIID subunit 8 — MADPTVMGSGSLNAAMRSGGGKTTSSPAENYCLARRRTLQVVVSSLLTECGFESAEKAAVESLTEMIQSYISEVGRSAKAYCEHTARSTPTLSDVVVTLVEMGFGVDALPIYAKRSQRMVITAPPVTNAPVVPKALVAGQKRQHPSHIPCYFPEFPDPHTYIKTPTFREPVSDYQVVREKAASQRRDVERALTRFMAKTGETQSLFKDDITAFPLIAARPSSIPYLNALLPSELELQTLEETDSSEQDDQTDNENTPGNIINDEPGADKENSVLPPGGVVPAVKASEENMIDNPYLRPVKKPKVRRKK, encoded by the exons ATGGCGGATCCTACAGTTATGGGCAGTGGGTCCTTAAACGCTGCCATG CGTTCAGGTGGGGGGAAAACGACTTCCAGTCCTGCAGAGAATTACTGCCTGGCTCGAAGGCGGACCTTGCAGGTGGTGGTCAGCTCGCTGTTGACAGAGTGTGGCTTCGAAAGTGCTGAAAAGGCAGCGGTGGAGTCACTCACGGAAATGATCCAGAGCT ACATCTCTGAAGTGGGGCGGTCCGCCAAAGCGTACTGCGAACACACAGCGCGGAGCACGCCAACGCTGTCCGACGTGGTGGTCACACTCGTCGAGATGG GTTTTGGTGTGGACGCTTTACCCATTTATGCCAAAAGGTCACAGAGGATGGTTATCACAGCAC CTCCCGTGACAAACGCCCCCGTGGTGCCCAAGGCTCTGGTGGCGGGACAGAAGCGGCAGCACCCTTCACACATCCCCTGCTACTTCCCCGAGTTCCCAGACCCCCACACCTACATCAAGACCCCG ACGTTTCGGGAGCCGGTGTCTGACTACCAGGTGGTGCGGGAGAAGGCCGCCTCTCAGCGGCGGGATGTGGAGCGTGCGCTCACCCGCTTCATGGCCAAGACGGGCGAGACGCAGAGTCTCTTCAAAGATGACATCACCGCCTTTCCAT TGATCGCTGCACGGCCAAGCTCCATCCCCTACCTGAACGCCCTCctgccatctgagctggagCTGCAGACGCTGGAGGAGACGGATTCATCAGAGCAGGATGATCAGACTGACAACGAAAACACCCCTGGCAACATAATTAAC GATGAACCTGGAGCTGATAAGGAGAACTCTGTGCTGCCACCTGGTGGAGTGGTGCCCGCAGTGAAGGCCAGCGAGGAGAATATGATTGACAACCCATATCTGAGGCCAGTCAAGAAGCCCAAAGTgaggaggaagaagtga